The Methanoplanus sp. FWC-SCC4 genome has a window encoding:
- the gpmA gene encoding 2,3-diphosphoglycerate-dependent phosphoglycerate mutase has translation MYKLVLLRHGESEWNRENRFTGWKDVDLSEKGLKEAKAAGEMLASEGYTFDAAYTSVLKRAIRTLWITLDEMDLMWIPVTRSWRLNERHYGALQGLNKAETAEKYGDEQVFIWRRSYTTPPPALAEDDERSPAFDRRYKDLKPEEIPLTECLKDTVARFLPIWDDEIAPAIKSGKRILIAAHGNSIRALVKNLDNISDDEISQVNIPTGVPLVYELDENLRPIRHYYLGNQEEIQKAMSAVANQGKSKTN, from the coding sequence ATGTACAAACTTGTTTTGCTTCGCCACGGAGAGAGTGAATGGAACAGGGAAAACCGCTTTACCGGCTGGAAAGACGTTGACCTGTCAGAAAAAGGGCTAAAAGAGGCAAAAGCGGCAGGCGAAATGCTTGCATCGGAAGGCTACACCTTTGATGCTGCGTACACCTCTGTGTTAAAAAGGGCCATTCGGACGCTCTGGATTACACTTGATGAGATGGATCTAATGTGGATTCCGGTAACCCGTTCATGGAGGCTTAACGAGCGCCATTACGGGGCACTCCAGGGGTTAAATAAAGCAGAAACCGCAGAAAAATACGGGGATGAACAGGTTTTCATCTGGCGCAGAAGCTACACCACACCTCCCCCCGCACTCGCAGAAGATGATGAGAGAAGTCCTGCATTTGACAGACGCTACAAAGATCTGAAGCCTGAGGAGATACCCCTTACAGAGTGTCTCAAAGACACGGTTGCCCGCTTCCTCCCGATATGGGATGATGAGATAGCTCCCGCAATTAAATCAGGAAAGCGTATTCTCATTGCGGCACACGGCAACAGTATCAGGGCACTTGTAAAAAACCTTGACAACATATCGGATGATGAGATCTCACAGGTGAACATCCCGACAGGCGTCCCGCTTGTATATGAACTGGATGAAAATTTAAGGCCTATAAGACATTATTATCTTGGAAACCAGGAAGAGATTCAAAAAGCGATGAGTGCTGTTGCAAACCAGGGCAAATCAAAAACAAATTAA
- a CDS encoding bifunctional methionine sulfoxide reductase B/A protein — protein MRGETPPGKYRELTPEEEEIIVHKGTEPPFYGEYVDFFEEGVYACRRCGAMLYSSDDKFDSNCGWPSFDDEIKNAVKRVLDHDGIRTEILCANCGAHLGHVFEGELLTPKNTRHCVNSVSLLFVPKKDINAGVAYFAGGCFWGVEYYMSELEGVISTAAGYMGGNTASPKYDDVSSGTTGHAETVFVFYDPARINYETLAKRFFEIHDPTQVNRQGPDVGEQYRSVIFYTDEEQKKTAEKLIEELEGTGLYIATLLEPAKKFWKAEEYHQDYFKNREIQPFCNIPVVRWRDENNEKLKRKSLI, from the coding sequence ATGAGGGGAGAGACACCACCGGGAAAATACAGGGAGCTTACTCCTGAAGAAGAGGAAATCATTGTCCATAAAGGCACGGAACCTCCATTTTACGGTGAATATGTTGATTTTTTTGAAGAGGGGGTATATGCATGCAGAAGATGCGGAGCAATGCTTTATTCATCGGATGATAAATTTGATTCCAACTGCGGATGGCCTTCTTTTGATGACGAAATAAAAAATGCCGTGAAGAGAGTTCTGGATCATGACGGTATAAGGACTGAGATATTATGCGCAAACTGCGGGGCCCATCTCGGCCATGTATTTGAGGGAGAACTGCTAACACCAAAGAATACGCGGCACTGTGTAAATTCAGTTTCTCTTCTTTTTGTTCCAAAAAAGGATATTAATGCAGGTGTTGCATACTTTGCAGGCGGCTGTTTCTGGGGTGTTGAATATTATATGTCTGAACTCGAGGGCGTAATTTCAACCGCTGCCGGATACATGGGCGGAAACACAGCCAGTCCAAAATATGATGACGTCTCCTCAGGCACAACAGGACATGCGGAGACTGTTTTTGTCTTTTATGATCCTGCACGTATAAATTATGAAACTCTGGCAAAACGATTTTTTGAGATACATGATCCAACTCAGGTAAACCGTCAGGGTCCTGATGTGGGAGAGCAGTACAGATCAGTCATATTCTACACCGATGAAGAACAGAAAAAAACCGCTGAAAAACTGATCGAAGAGCTTGAAGGAACAGGCCTTTATATTGCAACGCTGCTTGAGCCTGCAAAAAAATTCTGGAAAGCTGAAGAATATCATCAGGATTATTTCAAAAACCGTGAGATTCAGCCCTTCTGCAATATCCCCGTTGTCAGATGGAGAGATGAAAATAATGAAAAATTAAAGAGAAAGAGCCTAATCTGA
- a CDS encoding MFS transporter, with translation MPENNKQKAAFGLLLMTIALAAFMSSLDATIVNIALPTISTDFGISSGTVAWVSLAYLIILSSFMLAFGKIADNKGYKKIFIAGFAVFTLGSLLCGIMPFLFENFWYLVFFRVIQAIGASMLSGLGAGMVAVYLPADLRGRGLAVSTVMASIGLAAGPFLGGIFTQYAGWHWIFLVNIPVGILGIIMGLRHLPPDKKAPGKFIFDYAGSILVFLCIASGIFALNMGAEKGWASPFILGSFVFCAISFLLFIINEKRHVNPLLDLSIFKNRNFSFANASAAIIMLLFTGATFLFPFYLEYVKEFPPAVSGIILVVPSIAMIIAGPVAGIISDRSGSRNICTVSSVICGISFLMFSMLDSSSSLPFLVAGLGMMGFSAGLFIPANSNLIFSYTKREDSGIISSLMMTVRDTGASVGVAVFETIFAAIIYAEIAAYHITSTAPVEIKRGLLVSGFQLTFLSAAVICIVAIAFSYFAKDREKI, from the coding sequence ATGCCTGAAAACAACAAGCAAAAAGCAGCATTCGGCCTCCTGCTGATGACAATCGCCCTTGCAGCTTTTATGAGTTCACTCGATGCCACAATCGTTAACATCGCACTTCCTACCATATCAACCGATTTCGGAATCTCCTCGGGAACTGTTGCATGGGTATCACTTGCATATCTGATAATACTAAGCAGCTTCATGCTGGCTTTTGGAAAAATTGCAGACAATAAAGGCTATAAAAAAATATTTATTGCGGGTTTTGCCGTATTTACACTCGGATCGCTACTGTGCGGGATAATGCCTTTCTTATTTGAAAATTTCTGGTATCTGGTTTTTTTCCGTGTAATACAGGCAATAGGCGCCTCAATGCTCTCAGGCCTTGGTGCAGGGATGGTCGCGGTATATCTTCCGGCTGATCTGAGGGGACGGGGCCTTGCCGTTTCAACTGTCATGGCATCGATAGGACTTGCCGCCGGACCTTTCCTTGGAGGTATTTTCACCCAGTATGCCGGCTGGCACTGGATATTCCTTGTGAATATCCCGGTCGGAATTCTTGGTATAATAATGGGACTCAGGCATCTGCCTCCCGACAAAAAAGCCCCGGGTAAGTTCATATTTGATTATGCAGGCTCAATTCTGGTATTCCTCTGTATAGCATCAGGAATATTTGCACTCAATATGGGCGCAGAAAAAGGGTGGGCATCTCCTTTTATTCTTGGATCATTCGTATTTTGTGCAATTTCATTTTTGCTCTTCATCATAAATGAAAAAAGACATGTAAATCCGCTTTTGGATCTCTCTATATTCAAAAACAGAAACTTTTCATTCGCAAATGCATCCGCGGCAATTATAATGCTTCTTTTTACAGGTGCAACATTCCTCTTCCCCTTCTATCTGGAGTATGTAAAGGAGTTCCCCCCTGCGGTATCAGGAATAATACTTGTTGTGCCGTCCATTGCAATGATCATAGCCGGCCCTGTTGCCGGGATAATATCTGACAGAAGCGGTTCGAGAAATATCTGCACTGTTTCATCTGTTATCTGCGGCATTTCGTTTCTGATGTTTTCCATGCTTGACAGCAGTTCATCCCTTCCCTTTCTGGTTGCAGGCCTCGGAATGATGGGATTCTCGGCAGGACTCTTCATACCGGCTAACAGCAACCTGATATTTTCATACACAAAGCGTGAGGATTCAGGGATTATCTCAAGCCTTATGATGACTGTAAGGGATACTGGTGCTTCTGTCGGAGTGGCAGTCTTTGAGACAATATTTGCCGCCATAATCTATGCGGAAATTGCGGCATATCATATCACATCAACCGCACCGGTGGAGATTAAAAGAGGACTCCTTGTTTCAGGATTTCAGCTTACCTTCCTTTCTGCCGCAGTCATCTGCATAGTTGCAATAGCCTTCTCGTATTTTGCAAAGGACAGGGAAAAAATCTAA
- a CDS encoding YIP1 family protein has product MVNTQNFKLAGDEGIISEVPNIEVKTLEFRLFLTNKRLILVENNKVATAPVEVPLEVIRSVSAGKNFADDPTIRLSMAAPDGTQKRMVLTFSQDFSGLRDKERDHLKKKIEGVVSEYQISARPAPKPSSAAFAESSGVNSSKSARMPSKSNDGGIISAENVIVKSQEYSISLTNAKLILKDPNRPNKPSDIPMGAVRSAESESNEQGEPAIVLMVEAGNGSMRRMVLSFSQWYDKNRWGEREMWVRAIQDIIATGSVGELYTPPASAAPDYSAPVQSGYECDGFSAPPPSSPPGVCGKCGAGLDPASRFCKNCGFPVASAGSPPGDLGYSSAPSGGYSGGIIDSDSPGGFGEFEERDEFPGSRGRKAKKASGKTAPRRRKPKKERPAKVRPARADNSVFGRIMAFLAAPDKAYQMTKGQDMMDAAPVFLISAGIFSFGSMLFLHLYASSLDPGTYPVITSLKDIGVMAGLAFEILLLMLVFVFVSGFLLHVGVMVAGYRSEWEDCVRIAGYSSVPFILGGIIPFIGVFLAPLWAFFLQFTGVRETYDLQTGEAAIAIGIPVILFILMFALFVITGDGGFAIFGGV; this is encoded by the coding sequence GTGGTCAATACGCAGAATTTCAAATTAGCCGGTGATGAGGGTATAATTTCGGAAGTCCCGAATATAGAGGTAAAAACCCTTGAGTTCCGGTTATTTTTAACAAATAAACGTCTTATTCTTGTTGAAAACAACAAAGTCGCTACTGCACCGGTTGAAGTGCCCTTAGAGGTGATACGCTCTGTTTCCGCCGGGAAAAACTTTGCAGACGATCCAACTATCAGGCTCTCGATGGCTGCACCGGACGGAACACAGAAGAGGATGGTTCTCACTTTCTCCCAGGATTTTTCAGGTTTGAGAGATAAAGAGCGTGATCACCTGAAGAAGAAGATAGAGGGTGTGGTTTCGGAGTATCAGATTTCAGCCAGACCCGCACCGAAGCCCTCTTCAGCCGCTTTTGCTGAAAGTTCAGGTGTAAACAGCAGTAAAAGCGCAAGGATGCCTTCAAAGTCTAATGACGGGGGAATAATCTCGGCTGAAAACGTGATTGTAAAATCACAGGAATATTCAATATCGCTGACCAACGCGAAATTAATACTAAAAGATCCAAACCGCCCGAACAAACCCTCGGATATCCCGATGGGGGCTGTGAGAAGTGCCGAGAGCGAATCAAACGAACAGGGCGAACCGGCCATAGTGCTAATGGTCGAAGCCGGAAATGGCAGCATGAGAAGGATGGTCCTTTCGTTTTCACAGTGGTACGACAAAAACCGCTGGGGGGAGCGTGAGATGTGGGTTCGTGCAATACAGGACATTATTGCAACAGGGAGTGTGGGTGAACTCTATACACCTCCGGCTTCTGCCGCCCCTGACTATTCAGCTCCTGTGCAGTCGGGGTATGAGTGTGATGGTTTTTCAGCTCCGCCACCTTCCTCTCCTCCCGGTGTATGCGGGAAATGCGGTGCCGGACTTGATCCTGCTTCAAGGTTTTGCAAGAACTGCGGTTTTCCGGTTGCATCCGCCGGCAGCCCGCCGGGTGATTTAGGATATTCTTCAGCACCTTCCGGCGGCTATTCGGGCGGCATAATCGATTCGGATTCCCCTGGTGGTTTTGGTGAATTTGAAGAGAGAGATGAGTTTCCCGGGTCTCGCGGCAGGAAGGCCAAAAAGGCATCAGGGAAAACTGCTCCACGAAGGAGAAAACCCAAAAAAGAGCGTCCTGCAAAGGTCAGACCCGCAAGGGCGGATAATTCGGTATTCGGGAGGATAATGGCATTTCTGGCAGCGCCTGACAAGGCGTACCAGATGACAAAGGGGCAGGACATGATGGATGCAGCACCTGTTTTTCTGATCTCTGCGGGTATTTTTTCGTTTGGAAGTATGCTCTTTCTGCATCTTTACGCTTCGTCACTTGATCCCGGGACATACCCTGTTATAACCTCACTAAAGGACATCGGGGTTATGGCAGGACTTGCATTTGAGATATTGCTCTTAATGCTGGTGTTTGTGTTTGTATCGGGATTTCTGCTTCATGTGGGTGTTATGGTTGCCGGATACAGGAGTGAATGGGAGGACTGTGTGAGAATTGCCGGATACTCCTCGGTACCGTTTATACTCGGAGGCATAATACCGTTTATAGGTGTTTTTCTGGCACCTTTGTGGGCATTTTTCCTGCAGTTCACCGGTGTCAGGGAGACATATGATCTTCAGACAGGAGAGGCGGCAATTGCCATTGGAATTCCTGTGATTTTGTTCATACTAATGTTTGCACTGTTTGTGATCACCGGTGACGGCGGATTTGCAATATTTGGAGGTGTCTGA
- a CDS encoding PEGA domain-containing protein has product MNQNAILYVIAAALLVLLASPAEAVGGDMAWYNIHCNVNDASVYFDGEYKGQITGGILSVGVYTTATPYQRVSVQKSGYYTAQTTLPAVPAAGEDVDVYVTLNPIPSPTTSDTGNLYISTSPSGARIFLNNVYQGLSPITLSGLREGSYNIEAEAEGYETGETTATVYGGSTQYVQLNLITPGSISVTSNPSGAYVSVNAKIVGQTPYVITGLSSGGHEIEVSKNGYYNWKKSVNVVEGTQIALHAELKPISNVQGIYVDSNPAGAKIYLDGVYVGETMDQQSFPITNVVPGQHQIKLTLAGFPDYITYVTVVRDGAAITVSAEMGSTPAPTTGSIYITSTPSGAMVYLDDIYSGAITPYTITGVSPGEHSIMLRLSGYQDSFSKINVNAGETSTLSMGLAKPGGQPIQPTQSAPGILAVTALFSVFAAICLLRRK; this is encoded by the coding sequence ATGAACCAAAATGCAATCCTGTATGTCATTGCTGCCGCCCTGCTGGTTCTTCTGGCATCTCCGGCAGAAGCAGTCGGCGGCGATATGGCGTGGTACAATATCCACTGCAATGTCAACGATGCAAGCGTCTACTTTGACGGCGAATACAAAGGTCAGATAACAGGGGGCATACTCTCAGTGGGGGTCTACACAACAGCAACACCCTATCAGAGAGTGAGTGTCCAGAAATCAGGATACTATACAGCCCAGACCACACTTCCGGCAGTCCCTGCTGCAGGTGAAGATGTCGATGTTTATGTCACACTCAACCCGATCCCGAGTCCGACGACATCAGACACCGGAAACCTCTACATCTCAACATCACCCTCAGGAGCAAGAATTTTTTTAAATAATGTTTACCAGGGTCTCTCACCAATCACCCTCTCGGGATTAAGGGAAGGATCATACAACATTGAGGCAGAGGCGGAAGGATACGAAACAGGCGAAACCACAGCGACTGTTTACGGGGGATCCACACAGTACGTCCAGTTAAACCTGATAACTCCTGGCTCAATATCAGTCACATCAAACCCTTCCGGAGCTTATGTTTCAGTTAATGCCAAGATAGTCGGGCAGACCCCGTACGTAATAACAGGCCTGTCTTCAGGCGGTCATGAAATTGAGGTCTCCAAAAACGGCTACTATAACTGGAAGAAATCAGTTAACGTGGTCGAGGGAACACAGATTGCACTCCATGCGGAACTAAAGCCGATCTCCAACGTGCAGGGTATATATGTCGACTCAAACCCTGCGGGAGCAAAGATTTACCTTGATGGTGTCTACGTCGGTGAAACAATGGATCAGCAGTCATTCCCGATTACAAATGTTGTCCCCGGACAGCACCAGATAAAGCTTACACTGGCAGGATTTCCGGATTATATAACATATGTGACAGTTGTCAGGGACGGAGCCGCCATAACCGTTTCAGCTGAAATGGGAAGCACGCCTGCACCGACAACAGGCTCGATATATATCACCTCAACTCCGTCAGGGGCGATGGTTTACCTTGATGACATATACTCGGGAGCAATAACCCCTTACACCATTACAGGTGTATCCCCGGGAGAGCACAGCATAATGCTCAGACTTTCAGGATACCAGGACTCATTTTCAAAGATTAATGTCAACGCGGGAGAAACCTCCACACTCTCAATGGGACTTGCAAAACCAGGAGGACAGCCCATACAGCCTACACAGAGTGCTCCGGGCATTCTTGCAGTAACGGCTCTTTTTTCCGTTTTTGCGGCGATATGCCTCCTTAGAAGAAAATAA
- a CDS encoding PKD domain-containing protein has protein sequence MDFVKRIVLLMLVGMSLICSVYAGTAGYSYTNPDSADYMTVTFTGTSSGGTPVSWSWNFGDSTTGTGQSIQHTYEYIDTGSLIHSVNLTVTFDDNTTASFEDNINIDEPTLHASFTSDPAISLDKITGYAPLPVTVTDTTIGRHETDWNWGDGTDTSSVNPGSHTYQTSGTYTLRLTVTRDSSTSTYSRYVVVKEPDVTAAFSANITKGIAPLTVEFTDESSGDIDSWEWEIVGDGFSTTRTDENFVYTFEKADTYTVLLRASGTGGTDTEEKKDYITVTPNITASFKATPPLTGYAPLKVQFTDTSVGHPNITSWHWDFGDYRQSNEPNPLHTYQDAGTFTVILTVENDQGEISATKTDYITVKGEATPTPTKTPTPTPKVTLMPTPTTAVTADNSKETTLSAGGQTGTRIFGIPGTEFFRSEITKFYGLYKEYVYLVKHIGG, from the coding sequence ATGGACTTTGTTAAAAGAATTGTTCTTCTAATGCTTGTTGGAATGTCGCTGATTTGTAGTGTATATGCAGGAACGGCCGGATATTCATATACAAATCCTGATTCGGCAGATTATATGACTGTTACATTCACCGGAACATCATCCGGGGGAACACCGGTTTCCTGGTCATGGAATTTTGGAGACAGCACAACCGGTACCGGGCAGAGCATTCAGCACACTTATGAATATATTGATACGGGCAGTCTCATCCATAGTGTCAATCTGACTGTTACTTTTGATGACAATACAACAGCTTCGTTTGAGGATAATATAAACATAGATGAGCCGACTCTTCATGCCTCATTCACAAGCGATCCGGCAATTTCTCTCGACAAAATTACCGGCTACGCCCCGCTGCCTGTGACGGTTACGGACACCACAATAGGCAGGCATGAGACTGACTGGAATTGGGGTGATGGGACCGATACTTCATCAGTAAATCCGGGAAGCCATACTTACCAGACATCCGGAACCTACACTTTGCGTCTTACGGTTACAAGGGATTCTTCAACAAGCACTTATTCAAGATACGTTGTTGTAAAGGAACCTGATGTGACAGCGGCATTTTCTGCAAATATTACAAAAGGCATTGCGCCGCTTACAGTTGAGTTTACGGATGAATCATCCGGAGATATAGATTCTTGGGAGTGGGAAATTGTCGGAGATGGATTTTCAACCACAAGAACGGACGAGAATTTTGTCTACACCTTCGAAAAGGCGGACACCTATACTGTTCTTCTAAGGGCATCCGGAACAGGGGGCACAGATACCGAGGAGAAAAAGGATTACATAACGGTTACCCCTAACATCACCGCCTCATTCAAGGCAACCCCTCCTCTCACCGGATATGCACCGTTAAAGGTTCAGTTTACCGACACATCTGTCGGTCACCCAAACATTACCTCCTGGCACTGGGACTTTGGAGATTACAGACAGTCAAATGAGCCCAACCCTCTGCATACATATCAGGATGCGGGAACATTCACTGTAATTCTGACTGTAGAAAATGATCAGGGTGAGATATCTGCAACAAAGACAGACTACATAACGGTTAAGGGTGAGGCAACCCCGACGCCCACAAAAACTCCCACTCCGACTCCTAAAGTCACGTTAATGCCGACTCCGACAACAGCCGTGACTGCTGACAACAGTAAGGAGACCACACTTTCTGCTGGCGGGCAGACAGGAACCAGAATTTTCGGGATACCCGGAACAGAGTTCTTCAGATCAGAGATAACAAAATTCTACGGTCTCTACAAGGAATATGTGTATCTGGTAAAGCATATCGGCGGATAA
- a CDS encoding DUF2115 family protein: protein MIDLIGNEIEKYPLKCFNEMMENFREKTVHIDERYREKLLEKVGEQIFDTYHELMLLHRERKYNDFLKAPDKKSSQYWKMVLMACRGKACEKDPLHLYLKYLLAGFTMFVLEKPAHPAGTPFPGGSSVEEDYGEYFCPVRDKADDVLYSLCPFCPAKQSSEYMLSYSKNHRKRKEKEGHIQNYFTNFKG from the coding sequence ATGATTGATCTTATCGGAAACGAGATTGAGAAATACCCGCTAAAATGCTTTAACGAAATGATGGAAAATTTCAGGGAAAAAACTGTTCATATTGATGAAAGATACAGAGAAAAGCTCCTTGAAAAAGTCGGTGAACAGATATTTGACACGTACCATGAGCTTATGCTTCTTCACAGGGAGAGAAAATACAATGATTTCCTAAAAGCACCCGATAAGAAATCTTCTCAATACTGGAAGATGGTGCTTATGGCATGCAGGGGGAAGGCATGTGAAAAAGATCCTCTCCATCTTTATCTGAAATACCTTCTTGCAGGTTTTACGATGTTTGTTCTTGAAAAACCCGCCCACCCTGCTGGAACCCCGTTCCCCGGAGGAAGCAGTGTTGAGGAGGATTACGGCGAATATTTCTGTCCTGTAAGGGACAAGGCCGATGATGTTTTGTATTCACTCTGTCCTTTCTGCCCTGCAAAACAGTCGAGTGAGTATATGCTCAGCTACTCAAAAAATCACCGGAAGAGAAAGGAAAAAGAAGGGCATATCCAGAATTATTTTACCAATTTCAAGGGATAA
- a CDS encoding zinc ribbon domain-containing protein, whose product MYQPNLKPDENIVRTSPDVIVKNTVFDAFLTNRRIIFVKKTDEIYDRKELVFPLNLVKKFEPRADQNGTPLIDLSIQKPSGDVGEMIIRFSQKGDYRYAERDEWIEKLGILTPKNQSEYQRIPDFPKRPQDGQFSPSPQPSGYQRQSVPPMQHEMPPAQSRPRENRQGNDLFSPGPVREEQRAEPQIYREPNRPQTPPPVPPVRHERQEPPRPGVSSAGFCRFCGASIPPGSMFCPSCGQRVSAPPQFQESRTPQERPAQRMPTPPPRPPQHHGYNDYQQQSSRGGMSLEDDPYYRDMQAPAGRARHPGNGRRDMQKSEKARIKEEKRREKEAIKAQKQQQKAMKKASRGGYDSYGYKESRIPEGLPKILGIAAVIVVVLAVAGIILSSGMFAGGNSGTTPVAPPDSSSSTSTTNPGTTLPSGGTSTSDTFGTWHIEIFYQGSWEGSYTVNGVKTPISGIGYKPIPITNPTGTIVATVSKVVDTETQDAGGPGKIMMVDIVDPKGKKTTDSTSAALGTVTVTKTVS is encoded by the coding sequence ATGTACCAGCCAAATTTAAAACCAGATGAAAATATTGTCAGGACATCACCTGACGTCATCGTAAAAAACACAGTTTTTGATGCTTTTTTAACGAATAGAAGAATAATTTTTGTTAAAAAAACCGATGAAATATATGATCGAAAGGAACTTGTCTTTCCGTTAAATTTAGTAAAGAAATTTGAACCAAGAGCTGATCAAAACGGCACACCGTTAATTGATCTCTCGATTCAAAAACCGTCAGGCGATGTCGGTGAGATGATCATAAGGTTCAGCCAGAAGGGTGATTACAGGTATGCAGAACGTGACGAATGGATTGAGAAGCTTGGAATTCTTACGCCAAAAAATCAGTCTGAATACCAGAGAATTCCAGACTTCCCAAAAAGACCTCAAGACGGTCAGTTTAGCCCTTCACCTCAGCCTTCCGGCTACCAGAGGCAGTCGGTTCCCCCGATGCAGCACGAAATGCCTCCTGCACAGAGCAGACCACGGGAGAACAGGCAGGGAAATGATCTTTTTTCACCCGGGCCTGTGAGAGAAGAACAAAGAGCCGAACCACAGATTTACAGAGAACCAAATCGGCCGCAGACACCCCCGCCTGTCCCGCCAGTACGTCACGAAAGGCAGGAACCTCCCCGCCCCGGTGTATCATCGGCCGGGTTCTGCCGCTTCTGCGGAGCCAGTATACCTCCGGGCTCAATGTTCTGCCCTTCATGCGGCCAGCGGGTTTCTGCACCCCCACAGTTTCAAGAGAGTAGAACGCCTCAGGAGAGGCCGGCCCAGAGAATGCCGACACCTCCTCCCCGGCCTCCACAACATCATGGCTACAACGACTACCAGCAGCAGTCTTCCCGTGGCGGAATGAGCCTTGAAGACGATCCATATTACAGGGATATGCAGGCACCGGCCGGAAGAGCACGTCATCCGGGTAACGGCCGCAGAGATATGCAAAAGTCGGAAAAAGCCAGGATAAAAGAAGAAAAGAGAAGGGAAAAGGAAGCAATAAAGGCGCAAAAGCAGCAGCAGAAGGCTATGAAAAAAGCCTCAAGGGGAGGATATGACTCTTACGGTTACAAAGAGAGCAGAATCCCCGAGGGTCTTCCAAAGATTTTAGGAATTGCCGCGGTTATTGTGGTCGTTTTGGCAGTCGCCGGAATCATATTGTCGAGCGGAATGTTTGCAGGAGGAAATTCGGGAACAACACCTGTCGCACCGCCGGATTCATCTTCTTCCACAAGCACAACAAACCCGGGCACAACCCTTCCTAGCGGGGGCACAAGTACATCAGACACCTTTGGCACATGGCATATTGAAATTTTTTATCAGGGTTCTTGGGAAGGAAGCTACACTGTGAACGGGGTTAAAACACCAATCAGCGGCATAGGATACAAACCAATCCCAATAACCAATCCAACCGGCACAATAGTTGCAACTGTCTCAAAAGTGGTTGACACAGAGACACAGGACGCCGGAGGACCGGGTAAAATAATGATGGTAGATATCGTTGATCCAAAGGGAAAGAAGACAACCGATTCAACATCCGCTGCACTGGGAACAGTTACAGTTACAAAAACAGTTTCATAA
- a CDS encoding VOC family protein, producing the protein MKKKPFSFHSTVLFVKDVGVSKKFYTEVMGEEIELDLGLNVGFKSRLAIWDGSYGRKVIFGDSDVDSKTGDFGSKRMLELYYETEDMDHTSETLKAAGVRFVHDVKEQPWCQFTVRFLDPDGHMIEVGERMDVCVKRLAGLGKTPEEIAKSTTMPPKIVNYILTAKE; encoded by the coding sequence ATGAAGAAAAAACCCTTCTCCTTTCATTCAACAGTCCTTTTCGTAAAGGATGTCGGGGTTTCTAAAAAATTTTACACAGAAGTGATGGGAGAGGAGATTGAACTCGATCTCGGTTTAAATGTAGGCTTTAAAAGCAGACTTGCAATCTGGGACGGGAGTTACGGGCGAAAAGTGATATTCGGTGATTCCGATGTTGATTCAAAGACCGGTGATTTTGGCTCAAAACGTATGCTCGAACTCTATTACGAAACTGAAGATATGGATCATACCTCTGAAACATTAAAAGCCGCCGGGGTAAGGTTCGTTCATGATGTAAAAGAACAGCCCTGGTGTCAGTTTACAGTAAGATTCCTCGACCCTGACGGGCATATGATTGAAGTCGGGGAGAGAATGGATGTCTGTGTGAAAAGGCTCGCCGGTTTGGGGAAAACACCTGAGGAAATTGCTAAATCCACGACAATGCCTCCGAAGATTGTAAACTATATATTAACTGCCAAAGAATAA